From the genome of Triticum aestivum cultivar Chinese Spring chromosome 1A, IWGSC CS RefSeq v2.1, whole genome shotgun sequence:
GATCTTTGCCTATGCGGTCAACTTCCCCATCCAGAAGTTCATGCAGGCGCAGAGCATCATGGCGCCAAGCGCCTACATCTCCGCCGTGACGCTCGTCGTCCACGTCGTCCTCAGCTACCTCGCCGTCTACAAGTTGGGTCTGGGGATCTTGGGTGCCTCCATCATCCTTAGCGCCAGCTGGTGGATCATCGTCATCGCGCAGTTCATCTATGTTGTCACCAGCAGCCGGTGCCAGCTCACGTGGACTGGGTTCTCCGTGAGGGCCTTCTCTGGCCTGCCCCAGTTTTTCCGGTTATCCATTGCCTCTGCCGTCATGCTCTGTCTTGAAGCTTGGTACTTCCAGATTCTCGTGCTCATTGCTGGCCTCCTCAAGAACCCTGAATTGTCGCTTGCGTCGCTCTCAATCTGGTAATCACTCTATTTTAATGAAAATCTTTAACTACTAGTAGCTATGATTATGGGTATGTATAGCTCAGCTTATAAATCTAATGTCCTTGTGTGTTTGCAGCATGACCATTTCAGGGTGGGCAATCATGATCTCCTTTGGATTCAACGCAGCAGCCAGGTAAAGTTACTAaggtttcttttttccttttgaggGAAAAAGTTACTGAGGATTCTTTCCATTAAAGGAAATTTCATTGAACAGTTATATGGAGCTGATAAAACCCCACTGGGCGAATATTCAGCCTCTATATAGCATGATGCACACAACCAATTTGGCAAGAGGATTAACAACATGGAGAAATATAATGTTTCAGTGTGTGTTTATAACATTTACAGCGTGAGGGTCAGCAATGAGCTTGGAGCTGGAAACCCCAAGTCAGCGGCGTTCTCGGTGGTGGTAGGGACGATGGTGTCCTTCACCTTGTCACTGATAATCTCGGTGGTCATCCTGCTCTGTCGCGACTATATCAGCTACATCTATGCTGACGGCGAGGAGGTGGCAGCGGCGGTATCCAAGCTGACACCGCTGCTAGCGCTAACTGTCATCCTCAACGGCATCCAACCCGTACTGTCAGGTGAACAGAAAACATTTCCCTAGTCGTTCGGTTAGTTAATTTAGTAGTATAACACTAACGTGGATAGTCATATGCAGGGGTGGCCGTGGGCTGCGGTTGGCAAGCATTTGTCGCCTACGTCAACGTGGGATGCTACTACGTCGTCGGCGTCCCCTTGGGTTGCATCCTTGGCTTCTACTTTGACCTCGGCGCGACGGTAAGGCCTCCATCCGTGCAAGGCTCTTTATACCTTTACACCGCCTGATAATTCATGCATTTTTTGATGAGTGGATAACAAAAAATGTAGGGCATATGGTGCGGTATGATTGGAGGTACTCTGATGCAGACTGTGATCCTAGTGTGGGTTACCTTTAGGACAAACTGGGACAATGAGGTACGTACATGTGTACCTATGGGAAGTAAAAAAAAATCATGAGTTCATGATACAATGACAGAACAATAACATTAGGTTCAGCAAGGCACACAGTAGTTTTTGTTTTGACGGAAAGACACATAGTAGTTGAACACCGTGATATTCATAATTTTTTAACCAAAAACACAATACTAATAAATATGTTATATATTAGGCAGTTAAAAGCAACAAAAAATTACCACTACACCCTATGCTCACATAGCCACATTGCAATATAAATTATGTTCATATTATTTCTCACCCGCGTTGGATTATAATCTAGCACTTTAGATATAGTTCCCTACTTTTAAAAGCTATCTTCTGGTCTGATTGCATTGCAGGTAGCCGAAGCAATGAAAAGATTACACAAGTGGGAAGACAAGAAACCTCTATTAGCTGTCGAGCAGTGAAACAAGGATTTTCATATGAATTTCAGAGCTTCGTAAGCGGGATTTCAAGGTAATCAAATATCATTTTGAGAAACATCTTAGTAGTTGGTTGTCCAAAAACGTATCCTATAGTGGGCGTTCATGATGCCCCTTTTCTGATCCTGAAAGGGCTTTGGAAGTGGATATCTTTTTATTCATCTCGCTTCTTTTGGCACTTCAGCATAAATGAATATATTATTTAGCACAATGGGAGATTTGTGTACTCCTAGGGGCCATGGCAGCCTCGGGATTCAATAATTGGAAGTAGAAAATAAGTGGACTATTGAGTAAGTGGTTTTTCAAATTGTTAATCAAGGCAGGTGTTTGGTAGTCGCTCTTGTGAAAAATTATTTGGGGTCAAAAACCACTTAAATCGGTTAAGTTATACCCAATGGACATACGTTTTGGAAGGGTATCATGAGGGTTAAGGACACATTCTTTCTATTTAGTACGTTTAATGTAGGGAATGAAGAATCATTGAGATTTCCATAGGACAAATGGATTGGGGACATCCTCCTTTTAGCTAGGTGGATTATTTAATATTGTTACTTAGAAGGATGCCACTGTAATTGTTGTTCTTCGAGTGGAAAACCCACTAGACTTTTTTGGGCTGTCATTTAGCGGCATTTAGCGGAGTACAATGATATGGTCCTCAAGGCTGGGAAGGTGCAACTAACTTAGGAGCACGAGTCATTTAAGTGGGATCTTCATACTACTGGGGTCGTTCTTGTATACTCCATGTACTTTTCTTCAATGGATATATGGGTCAGATTAAATCTAAGTGATTATGGCGCTTTAAACTACATCTAAGAATCGAAGTGTCTTTTCTTACTAAAAAAAACTACTTGTTTAAATGGGACACAGAATGTAGCTTATGTTACGCATATGAAACTATCCAACATCTCCTTTATTGTGGTTTAGCACGTATTGTATCATGCATTGTATACTTGGCCTCTAATATCACCTCACCTTGTATCATTTCACATATTTTTTGGTCTTGACTGTGGGAGGTAGATAAATCACTGAGACAACTTATTTTGATTGGGGCAGTAGTGAGATTTTAGTCTATTTGGCTATGCATAAATGGCATTGTCTTGACAAAAGAACATTTAATATTCGTGTAGCAGTTGGTTGCGGCATGGACGTTGCTACAAAATATCCGAGCCGGTGGAGCTTGGCGCCAAGAAACTTGAGTGGACTACTATGGAGTTTATAACCCTATTTGGATACCTTGCAGGCTTCTTAGTATTTATAATAATCTTGGTTGGCATGTTACATCCTTCTTTCAATGGATTGTCTTGTGTTTTTGGTCTTCTCTCTTTCCAGCGAAGCCAATTGTATAGCAACTTTGTAATAAACATTGTAATAAGTTATTCTATATGCATCTATGATGCAGATGCCGTGGTAATAAAAGCATTCTTTAGTTAAACAGGAATACGATAGATTTAATTCTTAGTACATACTTATCCCTATGTTTGTCGGATAAGGTTCTGTAGGAAATTTCATACAGATTCCTTTGCACTACATTTCAAGGGTATTTTCTATCC
Proteins encoded in this window:
- the LOC123072773 gene encoding protein DETOXIFICATION 40, which gives rise to MDAAESNDSKLQSPLLLPTPQSAPPLAGADGGERRLESILGDMSGPWARRMCAATAVELPMLARLAAPAVLVYMINYLMSMSTQIFAGHLGTLELAAASLGNTGVQMFAYGLMLGMGSAVETLCGQAYGASKFDMLGIYMQRSIVLLMATGVPLAALYAFSQPILILLGESPEIARAAGIFVYGLIPQIFAYAVNFPIQKFMQAQSIMAPSAYISAVTLVVHVVLSYLAVYKLGLGILGASIILSASWWIIVIAQFIYVVTSSRCQLTWTGFSVRAFSGLPQFFRLSIASAVMLCLEAWYFQILVLIAGLLKNPELSLASLSICMTISGWAIMISFGFNAAASVRVSNELGAGNPKSAAFSVVVGTMVSFTLSLIISVVILLCRDYISYIYADGEEVAAAVSKLTPLLALTVILNGIQPVLSGVAVGCGWQAFVAYVNVGCYYVVGVPLGCILGFYFDLGATGIWCGMIGGTLMQTVILVWVTFRTNWDNEVAEAMKRLHKWEDKKPLLAVEQ